In Lycium ferocissimum isolate CSIRO_LF1 chromosome 11, AGI_CSIRO_Lferr_CH_V1, whole genome shotgun sequence, a single genomic region encodes these proteins:
- the LOC132038489 gene encoding uncharacterized protein LOC132038489, with protein sequence MVGDRVFLKVSPMKGVMRCGKNGNLSPRYIGPFEIIQRVGDVTYELALPPGLSSVHSVFHVSMLKKYVSDGSHVIRWDSVMLDQNLSYKEESVAILDRQIRKLRSKEITYVKVQWRGRPVEEATWETELDTRARYPQLFYAPDLVPSTSRARDYQASR encoded by the exons ATGGTTGGTGATCGGGTTTTTCttaaggtttcacccatgaagggtgtgatgcggTGTGGAAAGAACGGAAATTTGAGTCCTCGTTACATCGGCCCTTTTGAGATTATTCAGAGAGTTGGAGATGTTacttatgagttagcattacCACCTGGTTTGTCGAGTGTTCATTCGgtgttccatgtttctatgctcaAAAAGTACGTTTCGGATGGTTCTCATGTGATTAGATGGGATTCAGTGATGCTTGATCAGAACCTGTCTTATAAGGAGGAGTCGGTTGCTATCTTGGACCGGCAAATTCGTAAGTTGAGATCCAAGGAAATTACTTATGTGAAGGTTCAGTGGAGAGGTCGTCCGGTGGAGGAGGcgacttgggagaccgagttgGATACGAGGGCAAGGTATCCTCAGCTTTTTTATGCCCCAG atttAGTCCCCAGTACTAGCAGAGCTCGTGACTATCAGGCTTCCCGTTAG